A stretch of Chromatiales bacterium DNA encodes these proteins:
- the tuf gene encoding elongation factor Tu (EF-Tu; promotes GTP-dependent binding of aminoacyl-tRNA to the A-site of ribosomes during protein biosynthesis; when the tRNA anticodon matches the mRNA codon, GTP hydrolysis results; the inactive EF-Tu-GDP leaves the ribosome and release of GDP is promoted by elongation factor Ts; many prokaryotes have two copies of the gene encoding EF-Tu), with the protein PGDNVKITVKLIAPIAMEEGLRFAIREGGRTVGAGVVAKIIE; encoded by the coding sequence TGCCGGGCGACAACGTGAAGATCACGGTGAAGCTGATTGCCCCGATCGCGATGGAAGAGGGGCTGCGCTTTGCGATTCGCGAAGGCGGACGCACGGTCGGTGCCGGCGTCGTGGCGAAGATTATCGAGTAA